The DNA sequence ACTACAAGGAGGTCTACCACACCCGAGACGAGAGGATCTACGAGCTCCAGGCAGCAGTCAGGGCCTACGACCGCATAGTGGGAAGGATCACGGCGGTAAAGAACCAGATCAAGGCGGAGCTCAGGGGAGAGGGCGTGATCACAGAAGGGGCCAAGGTCTTCGGCAAGAGGGGACGCGAGGAAGCCCTGGACCTTCCTAAAAGCCCGACCCTGCGGGAGATCATCGCCGCCGACTATGAACAGCTGGACTTCCTGCTGCGCGCCCAGGCCCAGGCCAAGCGGCGTTTTGTGCGCCTGGGTGCTGAGCTCGGCATCGTGCGGGCGTGGCAGGCCATCCCCGGGATAGGACCGGTTACGGCCGCCCGCTACTGCGCCTGCATAAAGTGCCCCCACCGCTTCGCGAACAAGGGCCAGATCACCCGCTACTCCCGCCTGGGGGTGACCCAGTCAGAGACCGGGGGCAAGAGCCTGCGCCGGCAGCACCTGGACCCGTCCGGTTGCGGTGCGCTCAAGGACGTCTCGCACAAGGCCTTCCGGGCCGCTATGCGCACGCGCGAAGACAACCTCATCAAGCGGGCTACGCGAGTTCCCTCGCAAGCACCGGCCTGGAGACCCACGCCCGCCTCACCACCCAGAGAAAGATACTTGCCATCATGTGGGCCATGTGGAGGGATGGCACGGCTTACGACGACAATTATGATCTGAAAAACGGGGCCTGCGGGGCCCGCTTGTAGGGGAGCCGCGGATGGGCATGCCCCTTGCGCGGCGGTTCGCCTCTATCCTTGCGAGCGGACCGGGTTGCCGGGAAGTCTCACTTGGGGTCATATCCTGGCCTCCCCGGAGGTCGAGGATCCATGGGTTGGATAGGCCCCGGCACGCAGGCCCCACCATTCCATAGCACACCCGCAAGGCGGGAGATGCTCATAAAGGTGACTGGCTGAGCGAAGCCTCGAAACGGCGAACCAGAGGTTTGGAAGGGTCCGCGAGGTGCTGACCGAAAAGAGAGGCGTAGCCGCAGGAAGGCGGAAGAGGCAAGGTGCCCGTTCGGAGACGTCCTCCCAAGCCAATAGGAAAGCAACCAGCCCCTCCCGGGAGGGGACAGGGGAGGATTACCCTTGACTTGGGTCTTTAAAGGTGACCCCAAGTGTGCCATCAGGGCTGGGCGCCGAATATCTTGTGGATGAACCCCCTCTTCCACAGGAAGCGAAAGAGGCTGTAGTAAAAGGAGGGCGATATGCGGAAGAGGATGAACTGGGGCAGGGAATGGGAAGGAGGTGCCAGGACGATACCCTTGTCCTTCTCCAGCCCGCGCAAGGCCGCCCTGGCCACGATGGAGGGGTCCACCCCCTGCTTCTTATAGAACGCCACTATCTCTTCCTTGGAGCTCTTCCCGGTGCTGTTGTAGAGATAGACCCTTCCGTCGGCGATGATCCTGGTGTCGATGAAACCCGGGCAGAGGATGCTCACCTTGATGTTGTGGGCGATCAATTCCATGCGCAGCGTCTCGCCCAGGCCCAGGACAGCGTGCTTGCTGGTGTTGTAAGGAGACATGCAGGGGATGGAGTAAAGGCCGGCGTCGCTGGCGGTGAGCAGGACGGAGCCTCGCCCGCGCTCTATCATCCTGGGGACGAAGTTGTAGAGAGTGTAGATGGCGCCGAAGAGGTTTACCCCTAACACCCAGTCCCAGTCCTCGAGGGGCGTCTCCTCGAACCTGCCCCCGTGGCCGACCCCGGCGTTGCTGCACAGGATATCCACATGGCCCCACTCCGAGAAGAAAGCGTCGGCGAAGCGCTCGACGTCCTCGCGCTTGGAGTGATCAACCAGATAGCCTCTGGCATCTACGCCTTTTCCCGTGAGTTCATCCACCACGCCGTCGATGCGCTCCTTGACGATGTCCGTTATCGCTACCCTGCAACCGGCATCTCCCAAAGCCAGCGCCAGGGCCCTGCCGATGCCCGAGCCGGCACCGGTGACGACCGCCGTCTTTCCCTCGAAAAAATCCATGGTATGCACCTCCGGATGACCGAACCTTTATCCAAAGCTCCAGCACAATTATGCGCCTTGGGCACTCCCGCCGTCACGTGGATACATGGATGGCCTTCCATGGACAAGAGGGCATCCTGTTAGCGCGTGGACAGGCAGATTTAGGTCCTTGCCGCGGTTTAAAGCCGCCTGAAAAAGGATAGAATGACAGGAACACCGAAATAGGCGTATCCGCAGGTATCGTAGCCTGCAGCTTCTAGGTGGCGAGAAAGGATGCACCGCATTTTCAACGTTCAGGCCTTATAAACCGTTCCAGGACAGACGCAAGAAAGCGATCTTATAACGGCCTTCAGAATAGAGGAGTGGGGGTTATCAGAAAAAAAGGAGTGGTGTGTATGAGAAAGAGATTGCTCATCGCGGTGGCGGCCACGCTCATGGTGGTCGCGCTGCAGCTGCCGGTGTTCATCTTCCCCGGCGCGGCCCTTGCACAGCCGCTGGACTGGGAGCGGGTGAACCAGGACGGGTTCGGCTTCGCGCCGCCGGGCGAGATGGGGAGCGCCCTGTCCATGGCCGAGTACGACGGCCATCTCTATGCCGGCACCATGAACTGGGAGAACGCCAACGGATGCGCCGTGTGGCGCTACGACGGCGGCACCGACTGGACCCAGGTGGCTTCCGGGGGCTTTGGAGACACCGGCAACCAGGGCATCTTCTGCCTCGAGGTCTACGCCGGCATGCTCTTCGCGGGCACCTACAACGAGACCACCGGCGCAGAGGTCTGGGCCTACGACGGCGTCGACTGGACACAGTATGTGGGCCAGGGAGCAGCGGGCGACCCCACTGGCCCCGGTTTCGGCGACGGCCTTGCCTGTGAAGCCGCCGGCGATATGGCCGTCTTAGGCGGCATGCTTTACGTCGGCACGGGGTGGGGCACAGGAAGCGTGGCCAAGATCTGGGCTTTCGACGGCAGCACCTGGACCCAGGCCAATGACGATGGTTTCGGTGACCCCACTAATAGAGGGAGCCGTGCCCTGGCCATATATGATGGGCAACTCTACGCGGGCACTAATGGCGGCAGCGGCGGCGGGCAGCTGTGGCGCTACGACGGGCCCGACCCGGCCGACTGGACCCAGCTCACCGGAGACGCCTTCGGGACCGGCGACTACGAAGTGCGCGTGATAGAGTCATGGAACGGGCAGCTATACGCGGGCACAGCCGGGACGGACTACCCCACGGTCTGGGCCTACAACGGCACGGTCTGGGATGACGTGACCCCGACCTACCCGGATGACAAGAACGACTCCGTGCGCAGCATGGCCGTGTACAAGGACGCCCTCTACGTCGGGGTCGGTAACTACTCCGGTGCCATACCCCTGGAGAACGTCGGCACGCAGGTCTGGCGCTACGACGGGGGAGCCCCGGAGCAGGTGAACCTGAACGGCTTCGACGGCGACCCCAAGAACATGGGCTGCCACAGCCTGTGCGAGTTCCAGGGCGACCTCTACGCCGGGGTCATGAACGTCGACTGGGGCCCCTCTCCTGAGGTATACGGCGGCGCCCAGGTATGGCGCACCAACGTGCCCTCCACCTGGTACCTGGCCGAGGGTTCCACCGCCGGGGGAA is a window from the Actinomycetota bacterium genome containing:
- a CDS encoding transposase produces the protein YKEVYHTRDERIYELQAAVRAYDRIVGRITAVKNQIKAELRGEGVITEGAKVFGKRGREEALDLPKSPTLREIIAADYEQLDFLLRAQAQAKRRFVRLGAELGIVRAWQAIPGIGPVTAARYCACIKCPHRFANKGQITRYSRLGVTQSETGGKSLRRQHLDPSGCGALKDVSHKAFRAAMRTREDNLIKRATRVPSQAPAWRPTPASPPRERYLPSCGPCGGMARLTTTIMI
- a CDS encoding SDR family oxidoreductase, producing the protein MDFFEGKTAVVTGAGSGIGRALALALGDAGCRVAITDIVKERIDGVVDELTGKGVDARGYLVDHSKREDVERFADAFFSEWGHVDILCSNAGVGHGGRFEETPLEDWDWVLGVNLFGAIYTLYNFVPRMIERGRGSVLLTASDAGLYSIPCMSPYNTSKHAVLGLGETLRMELIAHNIKVSILCPGFIDTRIIADGRVYLYNSTGKSSKEEIVAFYKKQGVDPSIVARAALRGLEKDKGIVLAPPSHSLPQFILFRISPSFYYSLFRFLWKRGFIHKIFGAQP
- a CDS encoding DUF5719 family protein, yielding MRKRLLIAVAATLMVVALQLPVFIFPGAALAQPLDWERVNQDGFGFAPPGEMGSALSMAEYDGHLYAGTMNWENANGCAVWRYDGGTDWTQVASGGFGDTGNQGIFCLEVYAGMLFAGTYNETTGAEVWAYDGVDWTQYVGQGAAGDPTGPGFGDGLACEAAGDMAVLGGMLYVGTGWGTGSVAKIWAFDGSTWTQANDDGFGDPTNRGSRALAIYDGQLYAGTNGGSGGGQLWRYDGPDPADWTQLTGDAFGTGDYEVRVIESWNGQLYAGTAGTDYPTVWAYNGTVWDDVTPTYPDDKNDSVRSMAVYKDALYVGVGNYSGAIPLENVGTQVWRYDGGAPEQVNLNGFDGDPKNMGCHSLCEFQGDLYAGVMNVDWGPSPEVYGGAQVWRTNVPSTWYLAEGSTAGGMQTYILVQNPNPDPVTVDLTLMTDQGEKKPTELQNQTIPKNSRRTFPLHAYITTYDVSTKVEATGGEVICERAMYSGDWSWGHDSIGVTMPAPVWYLAEGSTAGGMQTYILVQNPNPDPVTVDLTLMTDQGEKKPA